The Desulfovibrio piger DNA segment CTTCGTTTCGGCGACCTATTCCGGGGCCAGTGCCGACGTGGTGGCCCAGACCGTGGCCATGCCTTTGGAGAACGAGATCAACGGCGTGGAGGACCTGCTGTACTTTTCTTCCACCAGCAGCAATTCCGGCTCCTATTCCTGCTCCGTGACCTTCCGCTCCGGCACGGATTCCGACATCGCCCTCGTCAACCTGCAAAATGCCGTCAAACGCGCGGAGGCCCAGCTGCCCAGCGAGGTGACCAAGGTCGGCATCACGGTGGAGAAGCGCGGCAACGATATCCTGGCCATGCTGGCCTTCCAGACCGACGGCACCTCCCTGAGCCTGAACGAGCTGGTCAACTATGTGAACAACAACGTCAAGGATGCCCTGGCCCGTCTGGAGGGGGTCTCCTCGTCGGACATGATGTCGCAGCAGGAATACGCCATGCGCATCTGGATGGACCCCTTGCGCATGTCCGGGCTCGGCATCTCGTCCAGCGAGATCAGGAGCGCCGTGGAGGCGCAGAACGTGCAGGCGGCCGCGGGCACGCTGGGGGCCGAAGGCAGCAACCGTTACGTTTCCTACAAGCTCAATGCGCAGGGGCGCCTCAAGACGGCGGAAGAATTCGGCGAGATCGTGGTCCGCTCCGATGCCGACAGCGGCCGGATAGTACGCCTGCGGGACGTGGCCACCGTGGAGCTGGGCTCCAGCAGCTATTCAGGACGTTCCACCTTCAACGGCAAGGAAAGCGTGGGCCTGTCCCTGTACCGGAGCCCTGATGCCAATGCGCTGGCGACCATGAACCGCATCAAGGCCGAGCTGGCCACCTGGGAGCAGCGCTTTCCGCCCGGTGTGAGCTATTCCATCGCCTATGACCCGACCAAGTTCATCGTCGCCTCCATGCGGGAGATGGTCTCCACCCTGGTGGTGGCCCTGATCCTGGTCGTTCTGGTGACGTGGCTGTTCATCCAGGACTGGCGGGCCACGCTCATCCCGGCGGTGGCCATCCCCGTGTCGCTGGTGGGGACCTTCAGCGTCATGTACGCCCTGGGATACAGCATCAACACCCTGACCATGTTCGGCCTGATCCTCGTCATCGGTTCCCTGGTGGACGATGCCATCGTGGTGGTGGAGAACACGCAGGGCATCATGGAACGCGAAGGCCTGCCCGCCCGTGAGGCAGCCATAAAAAGCATGCGGCAGATCACCGGGGCCGTCATCGCCACGACCCTGGTCACGGTGGCCTGCTATGCGCCTCTGGCCTTTTACGGCGGCATGGTGGGGGCCATCTACCGCCAGTTCGCGGTGAGCATGTGCGTGGCCCTTTGCCTTTCCACCGTGGTGGCGCTGACGCTCAGCCCGGCTCTGTGCGCCCTGGTCCTGCGCAGGTCGGGCGGGCAGTGTGCCCCCATCTTCCTGCCCGTCAACAGGTTCCTGGACGCCCTGCGCGGCCGCTACCTGGGCCTGACGGGGCGTCTTGTGCGGCGCGGCGGGCTGACGCTGGGCATACTGGGCGGGACCTTCCTCGGCGTATGGCTTCTGTACGGGCATATCTCGCCGTCGTTCCTGCCCATGGAAGACAAGGGCGTCATCTTCTGCAATGTGGAATTGCCCGGCGATGCTGTCCAGGAACGTACCGATGCGGTGCTGGCCACGGTGCGCGAGCGTCTGGCGGCCATCCCCGGCATCCGTTCCGTCATGCAGGTCTCGGGCATGAGCATGCTCAGCGGCAGCGGGGAGAACGCGGCCATGTGCATCGTGGAGCTGGATCCCTGGGAGGAGCGCAGCGCGCCGCAGACCCGCCTTTCGGCCATCATGGGACAGATCCAGGCACGGACGCATGACATCGCCGCCGCCAGCATCGTGGCCTTCACGCCGCCGGCCATCATGGGCCTGGGAGCCACGGGCGGTGCCTCGTTCGACATCTGCGGCATCGGGGACATCGATGCTTCCGCACTGGCCACCGTCACGGACGCCTTTGTCCGTGATCTGTCGGCACGCCCCGAGACCATGTTCGCCATGACTGCCTATGATGCGGCCACGCCGCAGCTCCGCCTGCGCCTGGACCGCGAAAAGGCCGAACTGTTGGGCGTACAGGCCGGGACCGTGTTTTCCACGCTCCAGGATGTGCTGGCGTCCTACTATATCAACGACTTCACCCTGAGCGGCAACAATTTCGAGGTCAAGCTCCAGGCCGGGGCCGACTCCCGCTCGTCGCTGCATCATGTGGAAGAATTGCTCATCCCCAACAGCAACGGCGACATGGTGCCCCTGAGCGCTCTGGGCACGCTCCAGTATGAAGTGGGGCCGCGCCAGATCACGCGCTTCAACAAGATGGTCGCGGCGGAGATCAACGCCCAGAGCGCCCCCGGTGTCAGCTCCGGCGACCTGTATGCGGCCATCGAGGGCATCAAGCTGCCCGCGGGCTACCATATCGAATGGACGGGCCTCAGCTATCAGGAAAAGCAGAACACCGGGCAGATCGTGTTCCTCATGGGGCTGGCCCTGCTGTTCGCCTATCTTTTCCTGGTGGCGCAGTACGAGAGCTGGACGATCCCCGTGCCGGTGATGCTGACCGTCAGCTTCGCCGTGTTGGGGGCCCTGCTGGGGCTGATCGTCTGCGGGGAATCCATGAGCATCTATGCCCAGCTGGGCCTGGTCATGCTCATCGGCCTTGCGGCCAAGAACGCCATCCTGATGGTGGAATTCTCCAAGCAGGAACGCGAGGGCGGCAAAGGCATCGAGGAGGCGGCCCTTTCGGGGGCTAACCTGCGTTTCCGCGCCGTGATGATGACGGCCTGGAGCTTCCTCTTCGGCGTTCTGCCCCTGGTGTTCGCGGACGGTGCGGGTGCCGCCAGCCGTCAGGCCATCGGCATCACGACCTTTGCCGGCATGCTGGCGGCCACATGTGTGGGCATCGTGTTCACACCGGCCCTGTATGCCGTTTTCCAGCGCCTGCGCGAAAAGGCTTCGAGAAAGTTCCGCGGCGGTCGCGCGGCCCTGTGCCTGCTGCTGGCCGTGGGCCTGTCCGGTCTGGGCGGCTGCACCCTGGGGCCTGACTTCAAGCGGGCGGACGCGGACGTACCGGAAAACTTCCTGCCCGGCACGCTTGCCGGTACGGGTGCTCCCCTGCGCCCGTCCTGGTGGGAGGATTTTCATGATCCGCTGCTGACGGCCCTGGTGCTCGAAGCCCAGGAGGGGAGCCTTTCCGTCCGGCAGGCCGTGCAGCGGGTGGCCCAGTCGCGGGCGGCACGCATGGAGGCCCGTGCGGAATTCCTGCCGGATGCCACCGGGACGGGCGAGCTTGCCCGCTCCCGGAACTATGCGCCCGACGGGACAGCCACCAAACTGGACGCCTCCGTGCAGCTGGCCTTGGCCGTGGACGTGTTCGGCGGGCTGCGGCGCAGCCTGGAAGCTGCCGGGGCCGATCTGGAGGCCGCGGGCATAAGCCTTGCCGACGCACGCGCCTCCCTGGCGGTGGAAGTGGCCAATGGCTATGTGGATCTGCGGCTGGCACAGGAAAAACTCCGCATCGCGCTGGAGAACGTGGCCGTGCAGCGGGATACGGTACGCGTCATCCAGGCCCGTGCCGATGCCGGTACCGTGGCCATGCTCGACCTGCATGCCGCCCGGGCCCAGATGGAGACCACGCAGGCGTCCGTGCCGTCGGCGGAAGCGGAGGTCGTGGCGGCCATCCGCGGTCTGGAGGCCCTTGCCGGCCGCAATCCCGGCATGTTCGATGCCCGGCTGTCCCCCGCCGGGCCCATACCGGAATTGCGCAGTCTGCCTTCGGCCGTGCCTTCCGATCTGCTGCGCCGCAGGCCGGACGTCCGCAAGGCCGAAGCCGAGCACCATGCGGCCACGGCACGCATCGGGGTGGCCCAGGCCGCGCTCTTTCCCAGCTTTTCCCTTGTGGGCAGCGGGGCCGTCACTTCCTCGGACTTCGTCTCCTGGAGCGACGCCATGAAGAGCCTGGGCGTGGGGCCCATGGCAAGCTGGAACATCTTCTCGTTCGGCCGGAACAAGGCCATGGTGGATCAAGCCCGGGCAGCCGCGGCAGAGGCCGCTCTTGTGTACCGGGAAACGGTCCTGGAGGCCCTGCATGACGTGGAGACGTCCTGGTCGGCCTATGAAAAGGAATCACGCCGGGAAGACGGCCTGCGTGCGGCCCGGGACCATCAGAGACAGGCCCTGCGGCTTTCCCGCGATCTGTACGCGGGGGGCAAGGGCGACTATCTGGATGTCCTGACGGCCCAGGCATCCAGCCTGAGCGCCGAGACGGAATACGCCTCGCATCGGGCGGCCATGGCCAAGGATGCTGTTTCTCTCGTCAGGGCCCTTGGCGGCGGCTGGACAGGAGAAAACATGACGCAGCCTTGATGAAAAAGAGCCCTGCCGGATACCGGCAGGGCTCTTTCATATCGGTAGACCGGCCGCATCTCAGTTGGCCGTGACTTCCTTTTCTTCCACCACAGGCGCTTCATCCTCATCCAGCGTCACGACGAAATAGCGTCGCCCGCCGGTATCCTTGCCCAGGTGCTGCTGCAAAACGGGCAGCATGGCCTGCAGCAGGGTGCGGAAGTCATCATCCCGTCCCGTACAGCGGATTTCTGTCCGCCAGAGGTTCTTGCCGCGGCCGCCGTCCGGTGCCCGGGTGCAGCCTTCCAGCAGCAGCCCGGCATGGAAAAAGACCTTGGTCCGCGTCTCTTCCTCGCGCACCCAGCGGGTATGGCGAAAATGCCCCCGGCCCCAGGTGTAGGGCACATAGCTGACCGTGGTGTAGATGCGCACGTCGGGCTCGCTGATGCCGAAGCTGATGAAGACCAGGTTGTCGCTTTTGTCCTGCGGCTGTCCGTCCAGTTTCAGGGTGTAGCCCCGGGCCGTGAAGCAGGGCTCCAGCTGTGCGGCCACATCCCGGAACAGCAGGTCGTCCTCGGCCATGCCTTCCACGCCGGGGCGGGGCACATAGACGGTGCCGGCGCTGTCGGCCTGGGGGCCGCGCAGGGAATCCACGCTCACGCCGTACTGGGGGGCGCAGGCGCCCAGCCAGGGCAGGAGCAGCAAACAGAGCAGAATCAGGCAGCAAGGCCTGCCGGTATGACGGAAGCGGGGACGGATCATGCGACACCCCCCTTGGTGGTATGCCGAGGCTCAGGAACTGTCCGCCTGTGCCACGGGGCACCGGCAGGCAGGGCACTT contains these protein-coding regions:
- a CDS encoding efflux RND transporter permease subunit, which encodes MFSRIFIERPRLAAVVSLILLLAGGISLANLPVAEYPEIAPPTLFVSATYSGASADVVAQTVAMPLENEINGVEDLLYFSSTSSNSGSYSCSVTFRSGTDSDIALVNLQNAVKRAEAQLPSEVTKVGITVEKRGNDILAMLAFQTDGTSLSLNELVNYVNNNVKDALARLEGVSSSDMMSQQEYAMRIWMDPLRMSGLGISSSEIRSAVEAQNVQAAAGTLGAEGSNRYVSYKLNAQGRLKTAEEFGEIVVRSDADSGRIVRLRDVATVELGSSSYSGRSTFNGKESVGLSLYRSPDANALATMNRIKAELATWEQRFPPGVSYSIAYDPTKFIVASMREMVSTLVVALILVVLVTWLFIQDWRATLIPAVAIPVSLVGTFSVMYALGYSINTLTMFGLILVIGSLVDDAIVVVENTQGIMEREGLPAREAAIKSMRQITGAVIATTLVTVACYAPLAFYGGMVGAIYRQFAVSMCVALCLSTVVALTLSPALCALVLRRSGGQCAPIFLPVNRFLDALRGRYLGLTGRLVRRGGLTLGILGGTFLGVWLLYGHISPSFLPMEDKGVIFCNVELPGDAVQERTDAVLATVRERLAAIPGIRSVMQVSGMSMLSGSGENAAMCIVELDPWEERSAPQTRLSAIMGQIQARTHDIAAASIVAFTPPAIMGLGATGGASFDICGIGDIDASALATVTDAFVRDLSARPETMFAMTAYDAATPQLRLRLDREKAELLGVQAGTVFSTLQDVLASYYINDFTLSGNNFEVKLQAGADSRSSLHHVEELLIPNSNGDMVPLSALGTLQYEVGPRQITRFNKMVAAEINAQSAPGVSSGDLYAAIEGIKLPAGYHIEWTGLSYQEKQNTGQIVFLMGLALLFAYLFLVAQYESWTIPVPVMLTVSFAVLGALLGLIVCGESMSIYAQLGLVMLIGLAAKNAILMVEFSKQEREGGKGIEEAALSGANLRFRAVMMTAWSFLFGVLPLVFADGAGAASRQAIGITTFAGMLAATCVGIVFTPALYAVFQRLREKASRKFRGGRAALCLLLAVGLSGLGGCTLGPDFKRADADVPENFLPGTLAGTGAPLRPSWWEDFHDPLLTALVLEAQEGSLSVRQAVQRVAQSRAARMEARAEFLPDATGTGELARSRNYAPDGTATKLDASVQLALAVDVFGGLRRSLEAAGADLEAAGISLADARASLAVEVANGYVDLRLAQEKLRIALENVAVQRDTVRVIQARADAGTVAMLDLHAARAQMETTQASVPSAEAEVVAAIRGLEALAGRNPGMFDARLSPAGPIPELRSLPSAVPSDLLRRRPDVRKAEAEHHAATARIGVAQAALFPSFSLVGSGAVTSSDFVSWSDAMKSLGVGPMASWNIFSFGRNKAMVDQARAAAAEAALVYRETVLEALHDVETSWSAYEKESRREDGLRAARDHQRQALRLSRDLYAGGKGDYLDVLTAQASSLSAETEYASHRAAMAKDAVSLVRALGGGWTGENMTQP